The DNA window ATGGTACGTATGCAGGAACTAAAATCATGGCTACAGGTTTGATTGTAAATACCAATGATGTGACAGAGCTTCCTACGAGCTGGACTGACTTGACTGACGAGCCGACGAGCGGACAAGCTGTTATGCCAAGTCCACTTTATTCTGGAGCAGCTGCTTATAATTTAGGTGTCATGACGCGTCAAGATAGTCTTGGCTGGGAGTTTTATGAAGCACTTCAAGATAATGATATCACCATCACACAAGGCAATGGCGCAGTGCTAGAAAGTGTCGCGACTGGTGAGAAGAAGTATGGCATGATTGTTGACTTTTTAGCCGCGCGCGCTAAAAATGACGGATCTCCAGTAGAATTAGTTTATCCAGAAGAAGGCGTTCCGGTTATTACCGAACCGGTTGGCATACTAGCCAATACTGAAAATGAAGAAGCCTCGAAAGCATTTGTTGATTTTATTCTTTCAGAAGAAGGTCAGAAATTAGCTTCACAGCAAGGCTACACACCAATTCGTGAAGGCATAGATGCACCTGAAGGTTTAAAAACACTAGATGAAATGACTATTTTGGACGCTGAAGCGGTGGAACTACTGGAAACACGGAGTGATGACAAAACGAAATTCGGAAAGATTTTCGGACAATAAAAACCAACCTGAATTTTGGTGTGAGGAGTTACGAATATGACAGCAAAACAGCCAATAGATGGGGAGAGAAAAAAGAGGGACTCCTCTTTTTCTCTCTTTTTTCAACGTAATAACTTGTATAAAATAATCGGTTTGATCGTTATTTTCATCTTCTTCTTATTACCAGTACTACGACTTATTTGGCTAAGCTTTGTCAATGATGGTTCGGTAACGATGCAATATTACACCGAAGTTCTTAGAGAGCCTGCCACTTGGAAAACGGTGAAAAATACGTTAATTGTCGTTGGAGGTTCAACGATTTTGGCTTTGGTGCTCGGTATTTTGTTTTCTTGGCTTGTTGCTTATGTGCAGTTGAGCGGAAAAAGAGCGATGCAGCTATTTATCTTCTTGCCGTTCGTTATTCCTTCCTATATAACAACACTCGCATGGACACAGTTTTTTAGCGCATCCGGTCCAGTAACAGCGATGTTATCGTGGTTGCCGGGAGAACTCGCGGCACCAAACTTATACAGTATGAGTGGTATTATTTTATTGCTTGGAATATCGCATT is part of the Planococcus kocurii genome and encodes:
- a CDS encoding ABC transporter substrate-binding protein; its protein translation is MKKFFYGSATVCLVTVLAACGSEESGTDSKAGIAGEGVSGTLDFYTSQPDADAQGLVDAFKAQNPDVNVSIFRSGTEEVVSKIQAENQGGNIQADVLLVADSVTFESFKADDLLLNYKSPETESLDQSFVDPDGTYAGTKIMATGLIVNTNDVTELPTSWTDLTDEPTSGQAVMPSPLYSGAAAYNLGVMTRQDSLGWEFYEALQDNDITITQGNGAVLESVATGEKKYGMIVDFLAARAKNDGSPVELVYPEEGVPVITEPVGILANTENEEASKAFVDFILSEEGQKLASQQGYTPIREGIDAPEGLKTLDEMTILDAEAVELLETRSDDKTKFGKIFGQ